The Oscillospiraceae bacterium genome contains a region encoding:
- the recF gene encoding DNA replication and repair protein RecF produces the protein MRLVSLAVTDHRNLKQVEFAPGPELTVLCGPNGQGKTNLLEAVWLLTGGKSFRGSKDAELIRRGAEFSVLDGVSEAQDGRQDHIRLTVGGKDTPRPGRTARLNGAEVGRAAALAGRFTAVVFEPDDLSLVKSGPAGRRRFLDAALCQLWPGYVATLRRYSRLLAQKNSLLKYWDRTPGAGEMCDAFDADLAVQGGEICRRRGDYLARLAPLAAQNYAELSRGGEALSLAYRADQGPEHMLDALRAARAADRRAGFCTVGPHREDFTFALDGQPARVFASQGQQRSAVLSLKLAEASVAQSVTGEHPVMLLDDVLSELDPQRQEYLLTRMREKQTIVTACDSSLFHKTEGAMFRVEQGEVKEM, from the coding sequence GTGCGCCTTGTATCGCTTGCCGTGACCGACCACCGCAACCTGAAACAGGTGGAGTTTGCCCCCGGGCCGGAGCTGACCGTGCTGTGCGGCCCGAACGGCCAGGGCAAGACAAACCTTTTGGAGGCTGTGTGGCTGCTCACGGGGGGAAAGAGCTTCCGCGGCTCGAAGGACGCCGAGCTGATCCGCCGCGGCGCGGAGTTTTCCGTGCTGGACGGGGTGAGCGAGGCGCAGGACGGGCGGCAGGACCACATCCGCCTGACCGTGGGGGGGAAGGACACCCCCCGCCCCGGGCGCACCGCGCGCCTGAACGGGGCCGAGGTGGGACGGGCGGCGGCATTGGCGGGCCGGTTTACCGCCGTGGTGTTCGAGCCGGACGATCTGAGCCTTGTGAAAAGCGGGCCGGCCGGGCGGCGGCGCTTTTTGGACGCGGCGCTGTGCCAGCTGTGGCCGGGCTATGTGGCCACGCTGCGGCGTTACAGCCGGCTGCTGGCACAAAAAAACAGCCTGCTGAAATATTGGGACCGCACCCCCGGCGCCGGTGAGATGTGCGACGCGTTCGACGCGGACCTTGCGGTGCAGGGCGGGGAGATCTGCCGCCGCCGCGGCGATTACCTGGCGCGCCTGGCCCCTTTGGCGGCGCAGAATTACGCCGAGCTGAGCCGGGGCGGCGAGGCCCTGAGCCTTGCCTACCGCGCAGACCAGGGGCCGGAGCACATGCTGGACGCTCTGCGGGCCGCCCGCGCCGCGGACCGGAGGGCGGGCTTTTGCACCGTTGGCCCCCACCGGGAGGATTTTACCTTTGCGCTGGACGGCCAGCCGGCCCGGGTGTTTGCCAGCCAGGGCCAGCAGCGCAGCGCGGTGCTGAGCCTGAAGCTGGCCGAGGCCAGCGTGGCCCAGAGCGTGACCGGCGAGCACCCGGTGATGCTGCTGGACGACGTGTTGAGCGAGCTGGACCCCCAGCGGCAGGAATACCTGCTGACCCGCATGCGGGAGAAGCAGACCATTGTGACCGCCTGTGATTCCAGCCTGTTCCACAAAACAGAGGGCGCCATGTTCCGGGTGGAGCAGGGCGAAGTAAAAGAGATGTGA
- the dnaA gene encoding chromosomal replication initiator protein DnaA — MDSFNDVLNAAKEYCKERLVDATYNLYIDGLEAVSFEGSGKVVLAVRNDFICTIVRDRYTPLLKEALAAMLGFEVEVELMVPAAAPAQPEAAAEKPLPRTDPDGRYDFNFENFIKGPSNQFAYAAAQAVASNPSGAYNPLFIYGQSGLGKTHLLTAIQIEIKKNHPDFNIVYVDCEKFTNEIITAIREGSTEQFRLKYRAADVLLVDDIQFIAGKESTQEEFFHTFNTLHNAGKQIVLASDRPAKEIKSLEERLRTRFEWGLTADIQPPDFETRVAIIRRKAELFHLEIPDDVAEFIANHLKNNIRQLEGAVKKLNAYYMLEGIQPVIGVAQNAIKDILNETQPVPVTIEKIIGEVGRTYNVSPAEIRGMRRTANISSARQTAIYVVREITGMSMEDIGKEFGGRDHSTIVYSLKALESNLENDRHLKETVEDIIKNVRT, encoded by the coding sequence ATGGATTCCTTTAACGACGTTTTGAATGCAGCGAAAGAATACTGCAAAGAGCGCCTGGTAGACGCCACCTATAACCTGTACATCGACGGGCTGGAAGCGGTGAGCTTTGAGGGCAGCGGCAAGGTGGTGCTTGCCGTGCGCAACGACTTCATCTGCACCATCGTGCGGGACCGGTACACCCCCCTTTTGAAGGAGGCCCTGGCCGCGATGCTGGGCTTTGAGGTGGAGGTGGAGCTGATGGTGCCCGCCGCCGCGCCCGCGCAGCCCGAGGCGGCCGCGGAAAAGCCCCTGCCCCGCACCGACCCGGACGGCCGCTATGATTTTAATTTTGAAAACTTTATCAAGGGCCCCTCGAACCAGTTCGCCTATGCGGCGGCGCAGGCCGTGGCCTCGAACCCCTCGGGCGCTTACAACCCCCTGTTCATCTACGGCCAGTCGGGCCTGGGCAAGACCCACCTGCTGACCGCCATTCAGATCGAGATCAAAAAGAACCACCCGGATTTCAACATTGTTTACGTGGACTGTGAAAAATTCACCAACGAGATCATCACCGCCATCCGGGAGGGCAGCACCGAGCAGTTCCGGCTGAAATACCGGGCCGCGGACGTGCTGCTGGTGGACGACATCCAGTTTATTGCGGGCAAGGAGAGCACCCAGGAGGAATTCTTCCACACCTTTAATACCCTGCACAACGCCGGCAAGCAGATCGTGCTGGCCAGCGACCGCCCCGCCAAGGAGATCAAGAGCCTGGAGGAGCGCCTGCGCACCCGGTTCGAGTGGGGCCTGACCGCAGACATCCAGCCGCCGGACTTTGAGACCCGGGTGGCGATCATCCGCCGCAAGGCCGAGCTGTTCCACCTGGAAATTCCGGACGACGTGGCCGAATTCATTGCGAACCACCTGAAAAACAACATCCGGCAGCTGGAGGGCGCGGTGAAAAAGCTGAACGCCTATTACATGCTGGAGGGCATCCAGCCGGTAATCGGCGTGGCCCAGAACGCCATCAAGGATATTCTGAATGAAACCCAGCCCGTGCCCGTGACCATTGAAAAGATCATTGGAGAGGTGGGCCGCACCTACAACGTGAGCCCGGCGGAAATACGGGGCATGCGGCGCACGGCCAATATCTCCTCGGCACGGCAGACCGCCATTTATGTGGTGCGCGAGATCACCGGCATGAGCATGGAGGACATCGGCAAGGAATTCGGCGGCCGCGACCACTCCACCATCGTGTACTCGCTGAAAGCCCTGGAAAGCAATCTGGAAAACGACCGGCACCTGAAAGAAACCGTGGAAGACATTATTAAAAATGTACGCACCTGA
- the dnaN gene encoding DNA polymerase III subunit beta, whose product MNIVCDKTLLSAAIDGVSKAVTLRSSIPALEGILLKAEGFQLTLTGYDLEMGITTTIEANVREPGEIVLSAKLLGDMVRRLPGGEVTICTNEAGNATVKGGVAEFDILAMSASDYPDLPNPGADRTFTISAGMLRDMIDKTLYAVSQDDKKPAHTGELFAIEEDKLTVVALDGYRLAIVERPIQAEKHIRIIIPAKTLTEVNKLLGEDDQEVAISANRRFVVFETGSYVILSRLIEGEFLNYANVIPEGYKTRVVLESRDFIDTIERASLIITERLKNPLRILFDNKVTVRCQTNLGKVVDEFEAKIEGEQVEIGFNNRYLLDALRNSKCEKVVLEMSGPLSPVKILPEEGADFIYLVLPVRFKND is encoded by the coding sequence ATGAATATCGTATGCGATAAGACCTTGCTATCGGCAGCCATCGACGGCGTGTCCAAGGCGGTGACCCTGCGCTCTTCCATTCCCGCGCTGGAGGGCATCCTGCTGAAAGCGGAGGGGTTCCAGCTGACCCTGACCGGCTACGACCTGGAAATGGGCATTACCACCACCATTGAGGCCAACGTGCGGGAGCCGGGCGAGATCGTGCTCTCGGCAAAGCTTTTGGGCGATATGGTGCGCAGGCTGCCCGGGGGCGAGGTGACCATCTGCACCAACGAGGCGGGCAACGCCACGGTGAAGGGAGGCGTTGCGGAGTTTGACATCCTGGCCATGAGCGCCTCGGACTACCCCGACCTGCCCAACCCCGGCGCGGACCGGACCTTTACCATTTCGGCCGGGATGCTGCGGGACATGATCGACAAGACCCTGTACGCCGTGAGCCAGGACGACAAAAAGCCCGCCCATACCGGCGAGCTGTTTGCCATTGAAGAGGACAAACTTACCGTGGTGGCGCTGGACGGCTACCGGCTGGCAATTGTGGAGCGGCCGATCCAGGCGGAAAAGCACATCCGCATTATCATCCCCGCCAAGACCCTGACCGAGGTGAACAAGCTTTTGGGCGAGGACGACCAGGAGGTCGCCATCTCGGCAAACCGGCGGTTCGTGGTGTTTGAAACCGGCAGCTATGTGATCCTTTCGCGGCTGATCGAGGGCGAGTTTTTGAATTACGCCAACGTGATCCCGGAGGGCTACAAGACCCGGGTGGTGCTGGAAAGCCGGGATTTTATCGACACCATCGAGCGGGCCTCGCTGATTATTACCGAGCGGCTGAAAAACCCGCTGCGTATTCTGTTTGACAACAAGGTGACCGTGCGCTGCCAGACAAACCTGGGCAAGGTGGTGGACGAGTTTGAGGCGAAGATCGAGGGCGAACAGGTGGAGATCGGCTTCAACAACCGCTACCTGCTGGACGCGCTGCGCAATTCCAAGTGCGAAAAGGTGGTGCTGGAGATGAGCGGCCCCCTGTCCCCCGTGAAGATCCTGCCGGAGGAGGGCGCCGACTTTATCTACCTGGTGCTGCCGGTGCGCTTTAAAAATGATTGA
- the gyrB_1 gene encoding DNA gyrase subunit B yields the protein MAEELNQEQQIGQAEDYDGSQIQVLEGLEAVRKRPGMYIGSTGPRGLHHLVYEIVDNAIDEALAGFCDHIEVTIKKGNIIQVSDNGRGIPVDIQPKMGIPAVTVVFTILHAGGKFGGDNSGYKVAGGLHGVGASVVNALSEWLEVRVRKAGSEYVQTFRRGVADGELKKVGPAASSGTVVTFKADPVMFTESTEYDYEILRTRLREEAFLNAGVRITLTDERGDEVLRESMCYEGGVRSFVEHIHEKRQMTVLHPQVIYLKGQQNDIIAEIALQYNDSFNELVLSFANNVHTPDGGTHEEGFKAALTRVFNDFGREKGYLKEKDDNLSGSDVREGLTAVISVKLTDAQFEGQTKAKLGNTEVRSLVSGMVYEKLKEFFEENPGVAKAVFEKATQAARAREAAKRARELVRRKSALETSRMPGKLADCREKDPTKTEIYIVEGDSAGGSAKMGRDSNIQAILPLWGKMLNVEKARLDKVYGNEKLMPVVTALGCGIGEEFDVSKLRYHKVFIMADADVDGSHICTLMLTFFFRFMRPLIDGGFVYIAQPPLFKLQKGQQVKYAYSESEMTALSAGMPGAKINRYKGLGEMNPEQLWETTMDPNNRVIVQISIEDAEKADEAFTILMGDKVEPRREFIERNAKYATLDV from the coding sequence ATGGCAGAAGAACTGAACCAGGAACAGCAGATCGGCCAGGCCGAGGATTACGACGGCAGCCAGATCCAGGTTTTGGAAGGCCTGGAAGCGGTGCGCAAGCGCCCGGGCATGTATATCGGGTCCACCGGGCCCCGGGGCCTGCATCATCTGGTGTATGAGATCGTGGACAACGCCATCGACGAGGCGCTGGCCGGTTTTTGCGACCACATTGAGGTCACCATCAAAAAGGGCAACATCATTCAGGTGAGCGATAACGGCCGCGGCATCCCCGTGGACATCCAGCCGAAAATGGGCATTCCCGCCGTGACGGTGGTGTTCACCATCCTGCACGCGGGCGGCAAGTTCGGCGGGGATAACTCCGGCTACAAGGTGGCGGGCGGCCTGCATGGCGTGGGCGCCAGCGTGGTGAACGCGCTTTCGGAGTGGCTGGAGGTGCGGGTGCGCAAGGCCGGCAGCGAGTATGTGCAGACCTTCCGGCGCGGCGTTGCCGACGGCGAGCTGAAAAAGGTGGGCCCCGCCGCTTCCAGCGGCACGGTGGTGACCTTTAAGGCCGACCCGGTGATGTTTACCGAGAGCACCGAGTATGATTATGAGATCCTGCGCACCCGCCTGCGGGAAGAGGCGTTTTTGAACGCCGGCGTGCGCATTACCCTGACCGACGAGCGGGGCGACGAGGTCCTGCGGGAGTCGATGTGCTACGAGGGCGGCGTGCGCAGCTTTGTGGAGCACATCCACGAGAAGCGCCAGATGACCGTGCTGCACCCCCAGGTAATTTACCTGAAGGGCCAGCAGAACGACATCATTGCCGAGATCGCCCTGCAATACAACGACAGCTTCAACGAGCTGGTGCTGAGCTTTGCCAACAACGTGCACACCCCGGACGGCGGCACCCACGAGGAGGGCTTCAAGGCGGCCCTGACCCGGGTGTTCAACGATTTTGGCCGGGAAAAGGGCTATTTGAAGGAAAAGGACGACAACCTTTCGGGCAGCGACGTGCGGGAGGGCCTGACCGCGGTGATCAGCGTGAAGCTGACCGACGCCCAGTTTGAGGGCCAGACCAAGGCAAAGCTGGGCAACACCGAGGTGCGGAGCCTTGTTTCCGGCATGGTGTACGAAAAGCTCAAGGAGTTTTTTGAGGAGAACCCGGGCGTTGCCAAGGCCGTGTTTGAAAAGGCCACCCAGGCCGCCCGCGCCCGGGAGGCGGCAAAGCGCGCCCGGGAGCTGGTGCGCCGCAAGTCGGCGCTGGAGACCAGCCGCATGCCCGGCAAGCTGGCCGACTGCCGGGAAAAGGACCCCACCAAGACCGAGATCTACATCGTTGAGGGCGATTCGGCCGGTGGCAGCGCCAAGATGGGGCGCGACTCGAACATCCAGGCGATCCTGCCCTTGTGGGGCAAGATGCTGAACGTGGAAAAGGCCAGGCTGGACAAGGTGTACGGCAACGAGAAGCTGATGCCGGTGGTCACCGCGCTGGGGTGCGGCATCGGCGAGGAGTTCGACGTTTCCAAGCTGCGCTACCACAAGGTGTTCATCATGGCCGATGCGGACGTGGACGGCAGCCATATCTGCACCCTGATGCTGACCTTCTTTTTCCGGTTTATGCGCCCGCTGATCGACGGTGGCTTTGTGTATATCGCCCAGCCGCCCCTGTTTAAATTGCAGAAGGGCCAACAGGTAAAATACGCCTACAGCGAGAGTGAGATGACGGCGCTTTCGGCCGGGATGCCCGGCGCGAAGATCAACCGGTACAAGGGCCTGGGCGAAATGAACCCGGAACAGCTGTGGGAGACCACCATGGACCCCAACAACCGGGTGATCGTGCAGATCAGCATTGAGGATGCGGAAAAGGCCGACGAGGCGTTTACCATCCTGATGGGCGACAAGGTGGAGCCCCGGCGCGAGTTCATTGAGCGCAACGCCAAGTATGCCACGCTCGATGTGTAA